A stretch of Drosophila gunungcola strain Sukarami chromosome 3L unlocalized genomic scaffold, Dgunungcola_SK_2 000002F, whole genome shotgun sequence DNA encodes these proteins:
- the LOC128257972 gene encoding palmitoyltransferase app isoform X2, with the protein MNLLCCCCCSNMAPNQRVTRKWELFAGRNKFYCDGLLMSAPHTGVFYLTCILITGTSALFFAFDCPFLADSINPAIPIVGAVLYFFTMSSLLRTTFTDPGVIPRASNDEAAYIEKQIEVPNSLNSPTYRPPPRTKEVLVKGQTVKLKYCFTCKIFRPPRASHCSLCDNCVDRFDHHCPWVGNCVGKRNYRFFYLFLVSLAFLAVFIFSCSVTHLVLLMKTELEVFKVIKKAPFTVIVVFICFFSIWSVIGLAGFHTYLTTSDQTTNEDLKGSFSSKGGPRTQNPYSRGNICLNCCHILCGPMTPSLIDRRGVATDEFIQQMQHQSSPRHALSDVLSASHMVTTSQPMMGMGGGGSGIGGAGGGISIGGAELKPRFYDESNPSSSTLEGNGGAINSHGNGHGHGNANANGFDHPPPSYDLVQNGNSNSLAQLVDNEIPLAQMDIPAYTHQTATQSRQYRHRHHKQRQICNGGTISYENQLATASSEDELDDPDVVVVGSPEVVAAVAAIASNKAREMRNRSGSYSNLFDADFETALVNSSLADNHVPQPSSGKPSAGAALLAAAITGKTENMYSNVAPSVSEDSALHVYSNIIDERKQQQQRDANNVLSSTLLCDDLDLDDPVSASCHVQRKSAGDGAEQVKSAERLRMLHDTTMIDTALDLDSLDGSSMGNSSQSCLVKSGKPSATSCSNVAIV; encoded by the exons ATGAATCTGctgtgctgctgttgttgcagtAACATGGCACCAAACCAGCGCGTCACACGCAAATGGGAACTGTTTGCCGGACGCAATAAATTCTACTGCGATGGATTGCTAATGTCCGCACCGCACACAGGCGTCTTCTACTTGACGTGCATCCTGATTACCGGCACCAGTGCGCTCTTCTTTGCCTTCGA CTGTCCTTTTCTGGCGGACAGCATCAATCCGGCCATTCCGATTGTGGGAGCGGTCCTCTACTTTTTCACGATGAGCTCCTTGCTGCGCACAACCTTCACGGATCCGGGCGTCATACCGCGAGCCTCCAACGATGAGGCCGCCTATATCGAAAAGCAAATTG AGGTGCCAAACTCGTTGAACAGCCCCACATATCGACCGCCGCCCAGGACCAAGGAGGTCCTGGTCAAGGGCCAGACGGTCAAGCTGAAGTACTGCTTCACCTGCAAGATCTTCCGGCCGCCGAGGGCATCGCATTGCAGCCTGTGCGACAATTGCGTGGACCGCTTCGATCACCACTGTCCCTGG GTGGGAAACTGCGTGGGCAAGCGGAATTATCggttcttttatttgtttctagTCTCATTGGCATTTTTAGCTGTATTTATATTCTCGTGCTCTGTGACGCATTTAGTTTTAT TAATGAAAACTGAGCTGGAGGTCTTCAAAGTAATCAAGAAGGCGCCCTTCACTGTGATTGTAGTGTTCATTTGCTTCTTCTCGATATGGTCGGTGATCGGCCTGGCCGGCTTCCATACCTATCTGACGACGAGCGATCAGACAACCAACGAGGAT CTCAAGGGATCCTTCTCCTCGAAAGGAGGTCCGCGCACCCAAAATCCCTATTCGCGGGGCAACATCTGCCTAAACTGTTGCCACATCCTGTGCGGACCCATGACGCCCTCGCTGATCGATAG ACGCGGCGTCGCAACCGACGAGTTCATCCAGCAGATGCAGCACCAATCGAGTCCGCGGCACGCACTCAGCGATGTGCTGAGTGCCTCGCACATGGTCACCACCTCGCAGCCCATGATGGGCATGGGCGGCGGGGGGAGTGGGATCGGTGGTGCCGGCGGCGGCATCAGCATTGGCGGGGCGGAGCTGAAGCCCCGCTTCTACGACGAG tCCAATCCCTCCTCCTCGACACTGGAGGGCAACGGAGGTGCCATCAATAGCCACGGGaatggccatggccatggcAACGCCAACGCCAACGGCTTCGATCATCCGCCGCCCAGCTACGACCTGGTCCAGAACG GTAATTCCAATAGTCTAGCTCAGTTGGTGGACAACGAGATTCCGCTGGCCCAAATGGACATTCCGGCGTATACCCATCAGACGGCCACGCAGTCGCGTCAGTACCGCCATCGTCATCACAAACAGCGCCAGATTTGCAATGGCGGTACGATCAGCTACGAGAATCAGTTGGCCACCGCCAGCAGCGAGGATGAGCTGGACGATCCGgatgtggtggtggtgggcaGTCCGGAAGTGGTGGCCGCCGTGGCCGCTATAGCTTCGAACAAGGCGCGCGAAATGCGCAATCGCAGCGGTAGCTACAGCAATCTATTCGATGCGGACTTTGAGACGGCCCTGGTCAACTCATCGCTGGCGGACAACCATGTTCCGCAGCCGAGTTCGGGCAAACCCTCGGCGGGAGCAGCTCTACTGGCAGCTGCCATCACGGGCAAAACGGAGAACATGTACAGCAATGTGGCGCCAAGTGTGTCGGAAGATTCGGCCCTGCATGTCTACTCCAACATCATCGACGAGCgaaagcagcaacagcaaagggATGCCAACAATGTACTGTCCTCCACCCTGCTCTGCGATGATCTGGACCTGGACGATCCGGTTAGTGCCTCGTGTCATGTCCAGCGAAAGTCGGCCGGCGATGGAGCCGAGCAAGTTAAGTCGGCGGAGAGACTGAGGATGCTGCACGACACCACCATGATAGACACGGCGCTGGATTTGGACAGCCTGGATGGCTCCAGCATGGGCAACAGTTCGCAGTCGTGCCTGGTGAAGTCCGGCAAACCGAGTGCCACCTCCTGCTCGAACGTGGCCATAGTCTGA
- the LOC128257972 gene encoding palmitoyltransferase app isoform X3, translating to MNLLCCCCCSNMAPNQRVTRKWELFAGRNKFYCDGLLMSAPHTGVFYLTCILITGTSALFFAFDCPFLADSINPAIPIVGAVLYFFTMSSLLRTTFTDPGVIPRASNDEAAYIEKQIEVPNSLNSPTYRPPPRTKEVLVKGQTVKLKYCFTCKIFRPPRASHCSLCDNCVDRFDHHCPWVGNCVGKRNYRFFYLFLVSLAFLAVFIFSCSVTHLVLLMKTELEVFKVIKKAPFTVIVVFICFFSIWSVIGLAGFHTYLTTSDQTTNEDLKGSFSSKGGPRTQNPYSRGNICLNCCHILCGPMTPSLIDRRGVATDEFIQQMQHQSSPRHALSDVLSASHMVTTSQPMMGMGGGGSGIGGAGGGISIGGAELKPRFYDEVIPIV from the exons ATGAATCTGctgtgctgctgttgttgcagtAACATGGCACCAAACCAGCGCGTCACACGCAAATGGGAACTGTTTGCCGGACGCAATAAATTCTACTGCGATGGATTGCTAATGTCCGCACCGCACACAGGCGTCTTCTACTTGACGTGCATCCTGATTACCGGCACCAGTGCGCTCTTCTTTGCCTTCGA CTGTCCTTTTCTGGCGGACAGCATCAATCCGGCCATTCCGATTGTGGGAGCGGTCCTCTACTTTTTCACGATGAGCTCCTTGCTGCGCACAACCTTCACGGATCCGGGCGTCATACCGCGAGCCTCCAACGATGAGGCCGCCTATATCGAAAAGCAAATTG AGGTGCCAAACTCGTTGAACAGCCCCACATATCGACCGCCGCCCAGGACCAAGGAGGTCCTGGTCAAGGGCCAGACGGTCAAGCTGAAGTACTGCTTCACCTGCAAGATCTTCCGGCCGCCGAGGGCATCGCATTGCAGCCTGTGCGACAATTGCGTGGACCGCTTCGATCACCACTGTCCCTGG GTGGGAAACTGCGTGGGCAAGCGGAATTATCggttcttttatttgtttctagTCTCATTGGCATTTTTAGCTGTATTTATATTCTCGTGCTCTGTGACGCATTTAGTTTTAT TAATGAAAACTGAGCTGGAGGTCTTCAAAGTAATCAAGAAGGCGCCCTTCACTGTGATTGTAGTGTTCATTTGCTTCTTCTCGATATGGTCGGTGATCGGCCTGGCCGGCTTCCATACCTATCTGACGACGAGCGATCAGACAACCAACGAGGAT CTCAAGGGATCCTTCTCCTCGAAAGGAGGTCCGCGCACCCAAAATCCCTATTCGCGGGGCAACATCTGCCTAAACTGTTGCCACATCCTGTGCGGACCCATGACGCCCTCGCTGATCGATAG ACGCGGCGTCGCAACCGACGAGTTCATCCAGCAGATGCAGCACCAATCGAGTCCGCGGCACGCACTCAGCGATGTGCTGAGTGCCTCGCACATGGTCACCACCTCGCAGCCCATGATGGGCATGGGCGGCGGGGGGAGTGGGATCGGTGGTGCCGGCGGCGGCATCAGCATTGGCGGGGCGGAGCTGAAGCCCCGCTTCTACGACGAG GTAATTCCAATAGTCTAG
- the LOC128257972 gene encoding palmitoyltransferase app isoform X1: MNLLCCCCCSNMAPNQRVTRKWELFAGRNKFYCDGLLMSAPHTGVFYLTCILITGTSALFFAFDCPFLADSINPAIPIVGAVLYFFTMSSLLRTTFTDPGVIPRASNDEAAYIEKQIEVPNSLNSPTYRPPPRTKEVLVKGQTVKLKYCFTCKIFRPPRASHCSLCDNCVDRFDHHCPWVGNCVGKRNYRFFYLFLVSLAFLAVFIFSCSVTHLVLLMKTELEVFKVIKKAPFTVIVVFICFFSIWSVIGLAGFHTYLTTSDQTTNEDLKGSFSSKGGPRTQNPYSRGNICLNCCHILCGPMTPSLIDRRGVATDEFIQQMQHQSSPRHALSDVLSASHMVTTSQPMMGMGGGGSGIGGAGGGISIGGAELKPRFYDESNPSSSTLEGNGGAINSHGNGHGHGNANANGFDHPPPSYDLVQNGKSRKQHQQRCSLQTLLPASAQQQFKASKHKHKQLKQHLVASAELQQPEGIPNSPSLLRSPATSSSYRLNLRRSLHLPLTPSYDDVRHSPLPLLHHHVHAQQTTAIGSVAAAAAAVASGASGTGTGMGTGTGTGGSSSSTATAPTSVSVSLATAPPPLAPRRPSTLQLQASAGISASNSTLTTIHTTAPQPPAPTDYKYYSPQRSTDSNLMRNYPFPKTARGMRRQSTMSVDSQKVNIAGYQPLPMRKPYKHQEVMFELKSPTNRLTIRECDFGGGGEPCDDDQSIKDSQIFRVSKRNLYMNHRSPWKERDRYSNLYEYSFNIDLNSIIEDAAGSDSS, from the exons ATGAATCTGctgtgctgctgttgttgcagtAACATGGCACCAAACCAGCGCGTCACACGCAAATGGGAACTGTTTGCCGGACGCAATAAATTCTACTGCGATGGATTGCTAATGTCCGCACCGCACACAGGCGTCTTCTACTTGACGTGCATCCTGATTACCGGCACCAGTGCGCTCTTCTTTGCCTTCGA CTGTCCTTTTCTGGCGGACAGCATCAATCCGGCCATTCCGATTGTGGGAGCGGTCCTCTACTTTTTCACGATGAGCTCCTTGCTGCGCACAACCTTCACGGATCCGGGCGTCATACCGCGAGCCTCCAACGATGAGGCCGCCTATATCGAAAAGCAAATTG AGGTGCCAAACTCGTTGAACAGCCCCACATATCGACCGCCGCCCAGGACCAAGGAGGTCCTGGTCAAGGGCCAGACGGTCAAGCTGAAGTACTGCTTCACCTGCAAGATCTTCCGGCCGCCGAGGGCATCGCATTGCAGCCTGTGCGACAATTGCGTGGACCGCTTCGATCACCACTGTCCCTGG GTGGGAAACTGCGTGGGCAAGCGGAATTATCggttcttttatttgtttctagTCTCATTGGCATTTTTAGCTGTATTTATATTCTCGTGCTCTGTGACGCATTTAGTTTTAT TAATGAAAACTGAGCTGGAGGTCTTCAAAGTAATCAAGAAGGCGCCCTTCACTGTGATTGTAGTGTTCATTTGCTTCTTCTCGATATGGTCGGTGATCGGCCTGGCCGGCTTCCATACCTATCTGACGACGAGCGATCAGACAACCAACGAGGAT CTCAAGGGATCCTTCTCCTCGAAAGGAGGTCCGCGCACCCAAAATCCCTATTCGCGGGGCAACATCTGCCTAAACTGTTGCCACATCCTGTGCGGACCCATGACGCCCTCGCTGATCGATAG ACGCGGCGTCGCAACCGACGAGTTCATCCAGCAGATGCAGCACCAATCGAGTCCGCGGCACGCACTCAGCGATGTGCTGAGTGCCTCGCACATGGTCACCACCTCGCAGCCCATGATGGGCATGGGCGGCGGGGGGAGTGGGATCGGTGGTGCCGGCGGCGGCATCAGCATTGGCGGGGCGGAGCTGAAGCCCCGCTTCTACGACGAG tCCAATCCCTCCTCCTCGACACTGGAGGGCAACGGAGGTGCCATCAATAGCCACGGGaatggccatggccatggcAACGCCAACGCCAACGGCTTCGATCATCCGCCGCCCAGCTACGACCTGGTCCAGAACGGTAAGTCCCGcaagcagcaccagcagcgcTGCTCCCTGCAAACCCTGCTGCCCGCCAGTGCCCAGCAGCAGTTCAAGGCCAGCAAGCACAAGCACAAGCAGCTCAAGCAGCACCTGGTGGCCTCCGCCGAGCTGCAGCAACCGGAGGGCATACCCAACTCACCCTCGCTCCTCCGCTCGCCGGCCACCTCCTCCTCGTACCGGCTGAACCTCAGGCGGTCGCTGCACCTGCCGCTGACACCGTCGTACGACGACGTCCGCCACtcgccgctgccgctgctgcacCACCACGTCCATGCCCAGCAGACCACCGCCATTGGCAGCgtggcagcagcggcggcggcggtggcctCCGGCGCCAGCGGTACGGGAACCGGAATGGGCACCGGAACAGGTACTGGTggttcctcctcctccaccgccaCGGCACCCACTTCGGTGTCCGTTTCCCTAGCCACGGCTCCACCGCCGCTGGCACCGCGACGACCGTCGACGCTGCAGCTGCAGGCCAGCGCAGGGATCTCGGCCAGCAATAGTACGCTGACCACCATACACACCACGGCGCCACAGCCGCCGGCGCCCACGGACTACAAGTACTACTCGCCCCAGCGCAGTACCGACTCCAATCTGATGAGGAACTATCCGTTTCCCAAGACGGCGCGTGGCATGCGTCGCCAATCCACAATGTCGGTGGACTCGCAGAAGGTTAACATTGCCGGCTATCAGCCGCTGCCCATGAGGAAACCCTACAAACACCAGGAGGTGATGTTCGAACTGAAGTCGCCGACCAACCGACTGACAATCCGCGAATGTGACTTTGGCGGTGGCGGTGAACCCTGCGACGACGATCAGTCGATCAAGGACAGCCAGATCTTTCGTGTTAGTAAACGAAATCTTTATATGAATCACCGGTCGCCGTGGAAGGAGCGCGACCGCTACTCCAATCTCTACGAGTACTCGTTCAACATCGATCTCAACTCGATCATCGAGGATGCGGCGGGCAGTGACTCGTCATAG